A single genomic interval of Spinacia oleracea cultivar Varoflay chromosome 6, BTI_SOV_V1, whole genome shotgun sequence harbors:
- the LOC130462957 gene encoding uncharacterized protein has product MFSLMLNGSMHGFFKSQRGQRQGDLISPLLFVICMEDLSRVLHKMSDMSQLQFHRRCKELRLTHMCFADDLILCCKGDFPSSYLILQAFKLYSTTSGLKANQQKSSICCHGMDNDVIQRIIDVSGFTISNLPFKYLGVPICSKRIYVAQCDMLVDKMTARIKICSSRNLSYVVRNQLINFVLLSLHMYWAQIYILPKNVLQEITKICRAFLWSGHAYSSKPSSGAWHKTCSSKQIGGLGFRDVVLWNTANMGKYVWGLATKQDNIWVKWVTSAYLKNGEWWGYQPSNSASRYWKKICEIKGLLKQAYYEIYEKLAGDKPKVHWDRLVWNRLNTPKPRSIAWLAIQARLQTTAKLAKIGISNSARCLICGQGDEDHDHLFFWCPYNSKSLLEMKNWMGLQCSGNNLHHLFRGISQSRSTKFIKQVFFEALVALVHLIWKCRNTSYWDQTIPTVKSTISNMMQVVKSRIKAVLPKNVSMSDSHWFLAL; this is encoded by the exons ATGTTCTCTCTCATGCTTAATGGCTCAATGCATGGTTTCTTCAAATCTCAGAGGGGTCAGAGACAAGGGGATCTGATCTCTCCTCTCCTATTTGTTATCTGTATGGAGGACCTGTCAAGAGTCCTTCATAAAATGAGTGATATGAGTCAGCTTCAGTTTCATCGAAGGTGCAAAGAGCTTAGACTCACACATAtgtgttttgctgatgatctgATCTTATGTTGCAAAGGTGACTTCCCTTCTTCTTATCTTATTCTTCAAGCTTTCAAATTGTATTCCACTACCTCTGGACTGAAGGCAAATCAGCAAAAATCTTCTATTTGCTGCCATGGAATGGATAATGATGTCATTCAGAGAATCATTGATGTTTCTGGTTTTACCATAAGTAATCTGCCTTTCAAATATCTTGGTGTTCCTATCTGTTCCAAGAGAATTTATGTTGCTCAATGTGATATGCTAGTGGATAAAATGACAGCTAGAATTAAGATTTGCAGCTCTAGGAATCTATCTTATGTTGTCAGAAACCAGCTTATCAATTTTGTGCTTTTGAGCTTGCACATGTATTGGGCTCAAATTTACATCCTCCCTAAGAATGTATTACAGGAGATCACTAAGATATGCAGGGCCTTTCTGTGGAGTGGGCATGCTTACAGCTCAAAGCCTAGTAGTGGAGCTTGGCACAAAACTTGCAGCAGTAAGCAAATAGGTGGTCTAGGTTTTAGAGATGTTGTTCTTTGGAACACTGCTAACATGGGTAAGTATGTGTGGGGTTTAGCCACTAAGCAAGACAATATTTGGGTTAAATGGGTCACCTCTGCTTACCTAAAGAATGGGGAATGGTGGGGATATCAGCCAAGCAATTCTGCAAGCCGGTATTGGAAGAAGATTTGTGAGATAAAAGGGCTTCTGAAACAAGCCTATTATGAG ATATATGAGAAGTTAGCCGGGGATAAACCTAAAGTGCACTGGGATAGGCTAGTGTGGAATAGACTTAACACCCCAAAACCTAGATCCATTGCTTGGCTTGCAATTCAAGCTAGACTTCAAACTACAGCCAAACTTGCAAAAATAGGGATCAGTAACTCTGCTAGATGTCTGATTTGTGGCCAAGGTGATGAGGATCATgatcatttatttttttggtgccCTTATAACAGCAAATCCTTGTTGGAAATGAAGAATTGGATGGGTTTGCAGTGTTCTGGTAACAATCTGCATCATCTATTCAGGGGTATCAGTCAGAGTAGAAGTACTAAGTTCATAAAACAAGTGTTTTTTGAAGCATTGGTAGCTCTTGTGCACTTGATTTGGAAATGCAGAAATACAAGTTATTGGGATCAGACTATTCCCACTGTCAAAAGCACCATCAGTAACATGATGCAAGTTGTAAAGAGTAGAATAAAAGCAGTGTTGCCTAAGAATGTTAGCATGTCTGATAGCCATTGGTTTTTGGCTTTGTAG
- the LOC110800692 gene encoding putative lipid-binding protein AIR1B: protein MAASKSISSIALFLALNLVLFNIAFANSYVARPLKSCPLDTLKLNVCADVLNIVHLRVGSPKKAECCSLVGNLINLNAAACLCTAVHADILGLVHLNLKVDLTALVNYCDCKLPTDFICPSY from the coding sequence ATGGCTGCCTCAAAAAGCATATCCTCCATTGCTCTCTTTCTTGCATTGAACCTTGTTTTGTTCAACATAGCTTTCGCTAATTCATATGTTGCCCGACCTCTTAAGTCATGCCCTTTAGATACCCTTAAGTTAAACGTCTGTGCCGATGTACTAAATATAGTTCACCTTCGTGTTGGATCTCCTAAAAAGGCTGAATGTTGTAGCCTTGTTGGTAACCTAATTAACCTCAATGCTGCTGCTTGCCTTTGCACTGCTGTTCATGCTGATATTTTAGGACTTGTTCACCTCAACCTCAAAGTTGATCTTACAGCTCTTGTCAACTATTGTGATTGCAAGCTCCCTACTGATTTCATCTGCCCTTCCTACTGA